The DNA segment TTCAAGTGCAAAGCCTCGTGCAGACCGGCGCGGGAGTGCTTGTCTTCGCGGACGTTAAAACTCCTGTGACTGCCTGATCCTGCGGCAAACCGAATTCATCGTCTGTCATGCAATTGGTGACTGTTTTCCGGAGTTTCAACCCCGCCGAGGCGCAATTGATCCGCTCGCGTCTGGACGCCGCGGGCATCCCCGCTGAAGTCGTGAACGAACTCGCAGCGTTAAGCCTTGACGGCTACTCAATGGCCGCGGGCGGCATCCGCGTGCAGGTGCCGGACAACTACGCCGCGGAGGCCACGGCGTTGATTGAGTCGGCCAACGAGCCCACCGATGAATCCGCGACAGAATAAGGCGCTTTTTCGGCTGCGGCGCGCCCTGTCCGACGGTGAACTGCGGTTCGACCAGGGTGTGCTGCAGGCTCATTCCGGCGACAAATGGTTCGCCAGTCGTCTGCCCGACGCGGTTGCCTTGCCA comes from the Candidatus Angelobacter sp. genome and includes:
- a CDS encoding DUF2007 domain-containing protein encodes the protein MQLVTVFRSFNPAEAQLIRSRLDAAGIPAEVVNELAALSLDGYSMAAGGIRVQVPDNYAAEATALIESANEPTDESATE